One Terriglobales bacterium DNA segment encodes these proteins:
- a CDS encoding MFS transporter: MTPAPIATKEARRPRTISGLRWWMIGMVFAATAINYVDRQCLALLAPQITRELNISNQQYGYIGVALLLAYAVSQTLSGRLYDRIGTRKGFSVSIVIWSIAAMAHSLASGVRSFIACQATLGLGEAGNWPGAAKASAEWFPIRERALAMAIFNSGASFGAVIAPPLVIWLNILYGWKATFVITGALGFLWLIAWWFLYRRPSEHSSISREELNYILEGQKVAGSTASSTASPKWLELFRYKQVWAIVLARLCVDPVWWLFVIWLPKYLADARGFNMKAIGASAWVPYLFAGLGSLTGGYLAGRLIRSGWSVNRARKTLIGVAACVMPVGIFVTQVESPFLALAFISMELFAFQTWISNVQTLPSDFFSDRTVASVAGLGGTGAAIGSMIFTFATGWVVQRFSYSPILITAGVLAPIGTVLLFSLSGKIDRVNLKPGRNS; the protein is encoded by the coding sequence ATGACTCCGGCGCCAATCGCGACAAAAGAAGCTCGTCGTCCTCGCACCATCTCCGGCTTGCGCTGGTGGATGATCGGCATGGTTTTCGCTGCCACTGCGATCAACTATGTAGACCGCCAGTGTCTCGCGCTGCTCGCGCCGCAAATAACCCGAGAGCTGAACATCTCCAACCAGCAGTACGGATACATCGGCGTTGCGTTGCTGCTTGCTTACGCTGTTAGCCAGACGCTCTCAGGCCGTCTCTACGACCGTATCGGCACGCGCAAAGGTTTTAGCGTGTCGATCGTTATCTGGTCTATCGCTGCCATGGCTCATTCTCTTGCCAGCGGGGTCCGCAGCTTCATCGCTTGCCAGGCCACCCTGGGCCTAGGTGAAGCTGGAAACTGGCCCGGCGCCGCTAAGGCCAGTGCCGAATGGTTTCCGATTCGCGAGCGCGCCCTTGCAATGGCCATCTTCAACAGCGGCGCATCTTTCGGAGCCGTCATTGCGCCTCCGCTGGTGATCTGGCTCAATATTCTCTATGGCTGGAAGGCTACTTTTGTCATCACCGGTGCCCTCGGCTTCTTGTGGCTCATAGCATGGTGGTTCCTTTACCGGCGTCCGTCGGAACACTCCTCCATCAGTCGCGAGGAACTCAATTACATTCTGGAAGGGCAGAAGGTAGCCGGCAGCACGGCTTCATCTACCGCTTCACCGAAGTGGCTCGAACTCTTCCGTTACAAGCAGGTATGGGCCATTGTCCTTGCGCGCCTCTGTGTGGATCCCGTGTGGTGGCTCTTCGTTATCTGGCTTCCCAAATATCTTGCCGACGCCCGCGGCTTCAATATGAAAGCCATTGGCGCCTCCGCCTGGGTGCCATACCTCTTTGCCGGACTGGGAAGCCTGACTGGTGGCTATCTGGCCGGACGTCTCATCAGGAGCGGATGGTCCGTAAATCGAGCCCGTAAAACCCTCATCGGCGTTGCGGCCTGCGTAATGCCCGTCGGCATATTCGTGACCCAGGTGGAGAGCCCCTTCCTTGCTCTCGCTTTTATCAGCATGGAGCTTTTCGCCTTCCAGACCTGGATTAGCAACGTACAAACGCTTCCCAGCGATTTCTTTTCCGATCGCACCGTAGCATCAGTCGCCGGACTCGGCGGCACCGGTGCTGCGATCGGAAGCATGATCTTCACCTTTGCCACCGGATGGGTGGTTCAACGCTTTTCATATAGCCCCATCTTGATTACCGCTGGCGTGCTCGCACCGATCGGGACAGTGCTGCTCTTCTCGCTGTCCGGAAAGATCGACCGCGTCAACCTCAAGCCGGGCCGCAATTCATAG
- a CDS encoding LacI family DNA-binding transcriptional regulator, translating into MANPTQSAKKRKVATLADVARAAGVVAMTASRAINGTGYVSDSVRQRVMKAAQELNYRPNMLARSLKVSRLHAVGIMLPDIANPFSAELVAGLQDVLNQAGYSAFLATANRSVEQEKAALRAFVDHRVDGILVATRGTELGNETIAAIIRQGVPVVTVGRPIANATVDMVTANHWKGAYEAVTHLIDKGHKRIGFVGVSPDHASNLRRYQGYADALAAHGIPVRSEYVVGPAVSPAYATEQDGYAAMTQLGKLKQRPTAIFARNDYTAIGALRAAQELGLHVPRDLAVASFDNTPLSEFTTPPLTTVAQPITEQGRHAAQFLLDRIEGRFKGPGREVCLECHLIVRASSGSRLSRKAGQS; encoded by the coding sequence ATGGCAAATCCCACGCAGTCTGCCAAAAAACGCAAGGTTGCTACCCTCGCCGATGTCGCTCGTGCCGCAGGCGTCGTCGCAATGACGGCGTCCCGCGCGATCAACGGGACCGGTTACGTCAGCGATTCGGTTCGGCAACGCGTGATGAAAGCAGCGCAGGAGCTGAACTATCGCCCCAATATGCTCGCCCGCAGCCTCAAGGTCTCTCGGCTTCATGCGGTCGGCATTATGCTCCCCGACATCGCCAACCCGTTTTCCGCGGAACTCGTCGCCGGATTGCAGGATGTCCTCAATCAGGCTGGATACTCCGCCTTTCTCGCCACTGCAAATCGTAGCGTCGAGCAGGAGAAAGCTGCCTTACGGGCGTTCGTGGATCATCGCGTGGACGGAATTCTCGTTGCCACTCGTGGCACTGAACTCGGTAACGAGACGATCGCCGCGATCATTCGCCAGGGCGTTCCTGTCGTGACCGTCGGCCGCCCGATCGCGAATGCGACCGTGGACATGGTTACGGCAAACCACTGGAAAGGCGCATACGAGGCCGTCACGCACCTGATCGACAAGGGACACAAGCGCATCGGCTTTGTCGGTGTTTCTCCCGACCACGCTTCGAATCTTCGCCGCTATCAGGGCTATGCCGACGCACTGGCCGCCCATGGTATCCCAGTCCGATCCGAGTATGTCGTCGGACCTGCCGTCAGCCCCGCTTACGCGACCGAGCAGGACGGATACGCTGCCATGACGCAGTTGGGCAAACTCAAGCAGCGTCCTACCGCGATTTTTGCCCGCAATGACTACACCGCGATCGGAGCCCTGCGTGCCGCACAGGAACTTGGTCTTCACGTTCCGCGCGATCTCGCCGTTGCCAGTTTCGATAACACGCCGCTTTCTGAGTTCACTACACCCCCGTTGACCACTGTCGCTCAGCCCATCACCGAACAGGGCCGTCACGCCGCCCAGTTTTTGCTAGACCGCATTGAGGGCCGATTCAAAGGGCCCGGCAGGGAAGTCTGCCTCGAGTGCCACCTTATTGTGCGTGCTTCGAGCGGATCTCGCCTCTCCCGAAAGGCAGGCCAATCATGA
- a CDS encoding MFS transporter, with product MQKQSSATLQLSLATGAFALCFAVFGTMSAMMPILSKQMHLSSVQKSMAVALPVLLGSLGRIPLGMLTDRYGGRIVFSAVMALSIIPAFLMGTVSNYSELLLYGFFIGIALASFSVGVGFVSGWYSPERQGFALGVYGAGNIGQSLAAFGSPFIAAAAGIRWGFWTFGILLTIWLLIFAASARNAPRRGAVKSFHDIFRPLGDPRSWILSLYYFLTFGGFVAMGVYLPIFLTEMFKLTPQDAGLRTAGFVVLATAMRPIGGTLADKVGGRAILKWVFPFTAVMALLLACPMMLTFTIGALGMAAAIGLGNGAVFKLVPEYFPNAVGSVTGLVGAAGGLGGFFPPLVLGLVKEQTGNFTFGFVLLALFSLVCLGVVLRAPLVRMTSAIEQGG from the coding sequence ATGCAAAAACAATCATCTGCAACACTGCAGTTATCACTCGCAACCGGTGCATTTGCTTTGTGTTTCGCCGTTTTCGGGACCATGTCGGCGATGATGCCGATCCTGAGCAAGCAAATGCACTTGAGTTCCGTTCAGAAAAGCATGGCAGTGGCATTGCCCGTGTTGCTGGGGAGCCTGGGGCGCATACCGCTGGGCATGCTGACGGATCGTTACGGCGGGCGAATCGTTTTCAGCGCAGTGATGGCGCTGTCGATCATCCCAGCCTTCCTGATGGGAACCGTCTCGAACTACTCCGAACTCCTGCTGTATGGGTTCTTCATCGGAATCGCGCTGGCGAGTTTCTCCGTGGGTGTTGGTTTCGTGAGCGGATGGTATTCCCCCGAACGACAGGGGTTTGCACTGGGCGTATATGGCGCAGGTAATATCGGACAGTCGCTAGCAGCATTCGGATCACCGTTCATAGCTGCCGCGGCCGGCATCCGCTGGGGATTCTGGACGTTCGGAATCCTACTCACGATCTGGCTGTTGATCTTTGCGGCATCTGCGCGTAACGCACCACGTCGTGGCGCGGTAAAATCGTTTCACGATATATTTCGGCCGCTCGGTGACCCGCGAAGCTGGATTCTGAGTCTGTACTACTTCCTGACGTTCGGTGGTTTTGTAGCGATGGGTGTGTACCTGCCGATCTTTCTGACCGAAATGTTCAAGCTGACGCCACAAGACGCGGGGTTGAGGACAGCGGGGTTTGTGGTGCTGGCAACGGCGATGCGTCCGATCGGGGGCACGCTAGCGGATAAGGTTGGCGGACGGGCGATCCTGAAATGGGTTTTTCCATTCACAGCAGTGATGGCACTGTTGCTTGCTTGCCCGATGATGCTGACATTTACGATCGGTGCCCTTGGCATGGCCGCTGCGATCGGATTAGGGAATGGCGCTGTCTTCAAACTCGTTCCGGAATACTTCCCCAATGCAGTGGGAAGCGTAACCGGACTCGTAGGCGCGGCGGGTGGACTGGGCGGGTTCTTCCCTCCCCTGGTATTAGGACTGGTGAAGGAACAGACCGGTAATTTCACTTTCGGATTTGTACTGCTCGCTCTTTTCTCGCTCGTGTGTCTTGGCGTAGTTCTTCGGGCACCGCTGGTACGAATGACCTCGGCGATCGAACAAGGAGGATAA
- a CDS encoding molybdopterin-dependent oxidoreductase, translating into MAKLPVDIPELVKEFGPHVHRVPPGGWAHTGPDDKLVKTHCCFCGQQCGIQLRVRDNKVVGFEPWEDFPFNKGKLCPKGVKRYMQDEHPDRLKAPMMRVAGKGFQPTTWDEALDKTVAEIRRIQQAYGNDSFGVLSGASLTNEKAYLMGKFARVALRTANIDYNGRLCMVSAGAASRKVFGMDRSANPWSDIPKAKVILLAGSNVAECSPITTDYIWQMRENGGKLIVLDPRMTPIARNADLFIPVRSGGDIGVFNGMLHVMIERGWIDYDFIEKHTTGWEQVAETVKKYTPEYASKIAGVPPEMIVKAAEMWGPAPTSFVLHARGIEHHSKGVENCVAAITLAVATGRIGREGCGYAMITGQGNGQGGREQGQKCDQLPGNRSVENHEHRKYIAGVWGVPEESIPRKGLSAVKLIEAIHDGKIKGLISICFNPAVSLPDANYVREAFEKLEFYANIDFFLSETARYADVVLAGSLMEEDEGTTTNVEGKVILHRKAVDPPGDARVDWQIICDIATRLGYGDKFPYKNSHDIFEELRVASKGGISDYYGMSWEMISEQNGVYWPCPEVGHPGTPRLYEGGKFAHPDGKAHFVPVEWRPSAEMPDEEYPIILTTGRVVSHFLSGTQTRRIGGLLDQYPQPRCEIHPRLAEKLGIADGDFVKVESRRGHVVVRAQVVKTIRPDTVFIPYHWPLGRSANNMTVRAIDPESNIPEYKICAVRVIKTVEPTDEIARLEVEAGGIR; encoded by the coding sequence ATGGCAAAACTTCCTGTCGACATACCCGAACTGGTGAAAGAGTTCGGGCCCCACGTTCATCGCGTGCCACCGGGAGGGTGGGCGCATACGGGACCAGACGACAAACTAGTGAAGACGCACTGCTGCTTCTGCGGACAACAGTGTGGGATCCAGTTGCGCGTACGAGACAACAAGGTTGTGGGATTTGAACCGTGGGAAGACTTCCCTTTCAACAAGGGGAAGCTCTGTCCGAAGGGCGTGAAGCGCTACATGCAGGATGAACATCCCGACCGGCTAAAGGCGCCGATGATGCGTGTTGCAGGTAAGGGCTTCCAACCGACGACATGGGATGAAGCGCTCGACAAGACTGTGGCCGAGATCCGGCGGATACAGCAAGCATATGGCAACGACTCCTTCGGGGTGTTGAGCGGTGCCTCTCTGACCAACGAAAAAGCCTACCTGATGGGCAAATTTGCGCGCGTGGCGCTGCGAACCGCGAACATCGACTACAACGGTCGGCTCTGCATGGTATCGGCAGGGGCGGCTTCCCGAAAGGTGTTCGGGATGGACCGGAGCGCCAATCCGTGGAGTGACATCCCCAAGGCGAAGGTGATCCTGCTGGCCGGGTCGAACGTGGCGGAGTGCTCGCCGATCACGACGGACTACATCTGGCAGATGCGGGAGAACGGCGGAAAGCTGATTGTGCTCGATCCGCGGATGACTCCCATCGCGCGCAATGCGGATCTGTTCATCCCGGTGCGAAGTGGTGGCGACATTGGCGTGTTCAACGGAATGCTGCACGTGATGATCGAGCGTGGTTGGATCGACTACGACTTCATCGAGAAGCACACAACCGGATGGGAGCAAGTGGCCGAGACGGTGAAGAAGTACACGCCGGAATATGCGTCGAAGATTGCCGGTGTGCCTCCGGAAATGATTGTGAAGGCAGCGGAGATGTGGGGCCCGGCTCCAACGAGCTTTGTACTGCATGCGCGCGGAATTGAGCACCACTCGAAAGGCGTGGAGAACTGCGTGGCGGCGATCACCCTGGCGGTGGCGACCGGCCGGATCGGCCGCGAAGGTTGCGGCTACGCTATGATCACGGGACAAGGCAACGGACAGGGCGGACGCGAACAGGGTCAGAAATGCGATCAATTGCCCGGCAACCGCAGCGTAGAGAATCACGAACATCGGAAATACATCGCCGGCGTTTGGGGCGTCCCCGAGGAGTCCATTCCGCGAAAGGGCCTGTCGGCAGTCAAGCTGATCGAGGCGATTCACGATGGCAAGATCAAGGGTCTGATTTCCATTTGCTTTAATCCCGCCGTTTCTCTTCCGGACGCGAATTACGTGCGTGAAGCGTTCGAGAAGCTGGAGTTTTACGCAAACATCGATTTCTTTCTTTCCGAAACTGCCAGGTACGCCGATGTGGTGCTGGCCGGGTCGCTGATGGAGGAAGACGAGGGCACCACGACGAATGTGGAAGGCAAGGTGATCCTGCACAGGAAGGCGGTCGATCCTCCCGGCGACGCACGCGTAGATTGGCAAATCATTTGCGACATTGCGACGCGGCTGGGATACGGCGACAAGTTCCCTTACAAGAATTCGCATGACATATTCGAGGAACTGCGAGTGGCTTCCAAGGGCGGCATTTCCGATTACTACGGAATGTCGTGGGAGATGATCAGCGAACAGAATGGAGTTTACTGGCCATGTCCGGAAGTGGGTCATCCGGGGACTCCGCGTCTGTACGAAGGCGGGAAGTTTGCACATCCGGACGGCAAAGCGCATTTCGTTCCGGTCGAGTGGCGACCGTCGGCAGAGATGCCGGATGAGGAGTACCCGATCATCCTCACGACAGGACGCGTGGTGTCGCACTTTCTTTCGGGAACACAGACCCGACGGATCGGCGGCTTGCTGGACCAGTATCCACAGCCAAGGTGCGAGATTCATCCGAGGCTGGCGGAGAAGCTTGGCATTGCCGATGGCGATTTCGTGAAGGTGGAAAGCCGTCGCGGGCACGTGGTGGTCCGCGCGCAGGTGGTGAAGACGATCCGGCCCGACACGGTTTTCATTCCTTACCATTGGCCACTTGGACGCTCAGCAAACAACATGACAGTACGGGCGATCGACCCCGAATCGAACATCCCTGAATACAAAATTTGCGCGGTGCGGGTGATCAAGACGGTAGAGCCGACGGATGAAATTGCGCGTCTGGAAGTCGAGGCGGGAGGCATCCGATGA
- a CDS encoding 4Fe-4S dicluster domain-containing protein, producing the protein MSAMAFFIDYSRCIGCQACVQACAECDTHRGTSMIHLETIERRDSVQTAPQVCMHCEDPICARVCPADAIKKTPDGVVQSSLKPRCIGCSNCVVSCPFGVPKYSAEIDQMMKCDMCYDRTSIGKKPMCATVCPSGALTFTTMEDIQRTRRGIPVNSWRFGEEDVKTKVYVMVPREVERVNVELVQITPTPASLPEDPYDIALMLEEVR; encoded by the coding sequence ATGAGCGCGATGGCCTTCTTCATCGACTACTCGCGCTGCATCGGGTGCCAGGCGTGTGTGCAGGCATGCGCAGAGTGCGACACGCACCGCGGCACGAGCATGATTCACCTGGAGACGATTGAACGTCGCGACAGCGTACAGACCGCACCGCAGGTCTGTATGCATTGCGAAGACCCGATCTGTGCCCGCGTGTGCCCTGCCGATGCGATCAAGAAGACACCGGACGGAGTGGTACAGAGTTCACTGAAGCCTCGGTGTATTGGCTGCTCGAATTGCGTAGTGTCATGTCCGTTTGGGGTTCCGAAATATAGCGCGGAAATAGACCAGATGATGAAGTGCGACATGTGCTACGACCGCACCAGCATCGGCAAGAAACCGATGTGTGCCACGGTGTGTCCGTCGGGCGCGTTGACTTTTACAACCATGGAAGACATTCAAAGAACACGGCGCGGCATTCCGGTGAACTCATGGCGTTTTGGCGAAGAAGATGTCAAAACTAAGGTGTACGTGATGGTGCCGCGCGAAGTGGAACGGGTGAACGTGGAACTGGTGCAGATCACGCCCACTCCCGCGTCCCTGCCTGAGGATCCATACGACATCGCTTTAATGCTGGAGGAAGTCCGATGA
- a CDS encoding Rieske 2Fe-2S domain-containing protein: MSSELKWPTNDQTRSNVPPKWRTDFPIEWEGDHYVSRREMVKFLTLGSLLLAAANWITAIAARFLRKESTAVRSIGTMDMLNQNGSLLFRYPTDQDPCIAVRTPEGKLVAYSQVCTHLSCAVVYSKDENKLLCPCHKGAFNVAEGAPTGGPPTRRLPRIRIEQRGNEIFASGVEV; encoded by the coding sequence ATGAGTTCGGAACTGAAGTGGCCGACAAACGATCAGACGAGAAGCAATGTCCCACCTAAGTGGCGAACGGACTTTCCGATTGAATGGGAAGGCGACCATTACGTAAGCCGCCGGGAAATGGTGAAGTTCCTTACTCTCGGTTCCCTTCTGCTGGCGGCAGCGAACTGGATCACGGCGATTGCGGCGAGATTTCTGCGCAAGGAATCGACGGCGGTGCGTTCGATTGGGACGATGGACATGCTGAACCAGAATGGATCTCTATTGTTCCGGTATCCGACGGACCAGGACCCTTGCATTGCGGTTCGCACACCAGAAGGGAAACTGGTTGCGTATTCACAGGTCTGCACTCATCTTTCCTGCGCGGTCGTTTACAGCAAGGACGAGAACAAACTGCTCTGCCCGTGTCACAAGGGAGCGTTCAATGTCGCGGAGGGAGCGCCGACGGGAGGACCTCCGACCAGGCGCCTGCCGAGGATTCGAATCGAGCAGCGTGGAAACGAGATATTCGCCAGCGGAGTGGAGGTCTAG
- a CDS encoding DUF6755 family protein, with amino-acid sequence MSVRSQGTTLFTAILILVASTVVIQLWLLTVSMEALLAHETKILVPAAIGSTVLLAINAGLLTYVFRFDRETSTGKQE; translated from the coding sequence ATGAGTGTACGTTCGCAAGGCACAACGCTATTCACAGCCATCCTGATACTTGTGGCGAGCACGGTGGTAATCCAGTTGTGGCTGCTGACGGTCTCGATGGAAGCGCTCCTCGCGCATGAGACGAAGATACTTGTTCCGGCGGCGATCGGCTCGACCGTGCTCTTAGCAATCAATGCGGGTCTGCTCACCTACGTTTTTCGGTTCGATCGCGAAACTTCAACCGGAAAACAGGAATAA
- the araD gene encoding L-ribulose-5-phosphate 4-epimerase AraD, with translation MLLKSLREEVLEANLELVRRGLVLYTFGNASGISRDENLVAIKPSGVPYEGMTAADIVISDLDGKVVDGKLRPSSDLATHLELYKAFPKIGGVTHTHSEFATAWAQSGKPIPCFGTTHADYFHGPVPVTDSMSAEAIEGEYEKDTGTAIIEAFRQLDYESVPAVLVLNHGPFTWGKDAASAAFNAVILEHVARVAYRTVTLNSEAPAISKVLHNKHFLRKHGSKAYYGQNKH, from the coding sequence ATGCTGCTGAAAAGCCTTCGCGAGGAAGTTCTGGAAGCCAATCTTGAGCTCGTGCGGCGCGGTCTTGTGCTGTACACCTTCGGTAATGCCAGCGGCATCTCGCGTGACGAGAACCTCGTCGCCATCAAGCCAAGCGGCGTCCCGTACGAGGGCATGACAGCAGCCGATATCGTCATCTCCGACCTCGACGGCAAGGTGGTTGACGGCAAGCTGCGACCTTCATCCGACCTGGCGACACACCTCGAGTTGTACAAGGCTTTTCCCAAGATCGGCGGCGTAACCCACACGCATTCCGAGTTTGCTACGGCCTGGGCGCAATCTGGAAAACCGATTCCCTGCTTCGGAACTACGCACGCGGACTACTTCCATGGACCGGTGCCAGTGACCGACTCAATGTCGGCCGAAGCAATCGAGGGCGAGTACGAGAAAGATACCGGAACAGCCATCATAGAAGCCTTCAGACAGTTGGACTACGAGAGTGTACCGGCAGTCCTGGTGCTGAATCATGGGCCATTCACATGGGGCAAGGATGCAGCTTCCGCGGCATTCAACGCCGTCATTCTGGAGCATGTGGCGCGAGTTGCGTACCGGACGGTAACGCTCAATAGCGAGGCGCCAGCGATTTCAAAAGTACTGCACAATAAGCATTTCTTACGGAAACACGGCAGCAAGGCCTACTACGGCCAAAACAAACATTAA
- a CDS encoding L-fucose/L-arabinose isomerase family protein, translating into MKKMTMGIIVGNRGFFPDHLAKTGREEMIAAVQQAGMDAVVLDPSQSKYGAVETHDEAHRCAELFRANEARIDGVIVTLPNFGDERAIADTLRLANLRVPVLIQATPDDPSKMTIAHRRDSFCGKMSACNNLRQYGIPYTLTTLHTESPDSVEFKTDLKKFAAVCRITGGLRNLRIGSIGARPTAFNTVRYSEKILERNGISVETLDLSEVIGRIQRMKDTDDRAQQKLASIKNYVGTSGVPAEALMKMAKLGAVIDEWMRATAVSVSAVQCWTSMEENLGVVPCTVMSMMSNGLLSSACEVDVCGVLAMHVLQLASGTPSALLDWNNNYGNNPDKAVCFHCSNLPKHFFNDVKMDYQAIIAGTVGIENTFGTCVGKVKASPMSYARFSTDDTSGRLRGYVGEGRFTDDSLNTFGGAGVVEIPSMQELLHYICANGFEHHVAANMSTVAWAAYEATTNYLGWDMYHHEPR; encoded by the coding sequence ATGAAGAAGATGACGATGGGCATTATCGTCGGCAATCGCGGATTTTTTCCTGACCACCTGGCGAAGACCGGACGCGAAGAAATGATCGCCGCGGTACAGCAGGCCGGCATGGATGCAGTGGTACTCGACCCTTCGCAGAGCAAGTACGGAGCCGTGGAAACCCACGACGAAGCACACCGCTGCGCCGAGCTTTTCCGTGCAAACGAGGCAAGAATTGATGGCGTCATCGTGACACTGCCGAACTTCGGCGACGAGCGGGCGATTGCGGACACGCTTCGGTTGGCGAATCTGCGGGTTCCCGTGCTGATTCAGGCCACGCCAGACGATCCTTCGAAGATGACGATCGCACACCGCCGTGACAGTTTCTGCGGAAAGATGTCCGCCTGCAACAACCTCCGCCAGTACGGCATTCCGTACACGCTCACGACGCTGCACACCGAGAGCCCTGACTCGGTGGAGTTCAAGACCGATCTCAAGAAGTTCGCTGCCGTGTGCCGCATTACGGGCGGCTTGAGAAATCTTCGTATCGGCAGCATCGGCGCTCGCCCGACGGCATTCAATACGGTTCGTTATAGCGAAAAGATTCTTGAGCGCAACGGAATCTCGGTGGAGACGCTCGACCTGTCCGAGGTCATTGGCCGTATCCAAAGAATGAAAGATACCGACGATCGCGCACAACAGAAGTTGGCATCGATCAAGAATTACGTTGGCACTAGCGGCGTCCCAGCGGAAGCGTTGATGAAGATGGCGAAACTGGGTGCGGTGATCGATGAATGGATGAGGGCGACAGCGGTTTCCGTGTCCGCCGTGCAGTGCTGGACGTCCATGGAGGAGAACCTCGGGGTCGTTCCCTGCACCGTGATGAGCATGATGTCCAATGGCCTGCTCTCCAGCGCGTGCGAGGTGGACGTCTGTGGAGTGCTGGCGATGCACGTTCTGCAACTCGCCTCGGGTACGCCTTCCGCGCTGCTCGACTGGAACAACAACTACGGCAACAATCCCGACAAGGCTGTCTGCTTCCACTGCTCGAACCTGCCCAAACACTTCTTCAACGATGTGAAGATGGACTATCAGGCCATCATCGCCGGTACGGTTGGGATCGAAAACACGTTCGGAACTTGCGTCGGCAAAGTCAAAGCCTCCCCGATGAGCTACGCGCGCTTTTCGACCGACGACACTTCCGGACGCCTTCGCGGCTACGTCGGAGAAGGCCGATTCACGGACGATTCGCTCAACACCTTTGGCGGCGCTGGAGTGGTAGAGATTCCATCGATGCAGGAGCTGCTGCATTACATCTGCGCCAATGGATTCGAACATCACGTTGCGGCCAACATGTCTACCGTTGCATGGGCGGCTTACGAAGCGACCACCAATTATCTGGGCTGGGACATGTATCACCACGAACCGCGGTAA